From the Melanotaenia boesemani isolate fMelBoe1 chromosome 9, fMelBoe1.pri, whole genome shotgun sequence genome, the window TTCCGGCCACACTTTGCAGCTGAGTTCCTGTCATGTAATTATTAAGGAAAATAATTGATTTTGAATATTTACGAACTGTAACTGAATCAACATGTTGCATGTGATGAATCAGTTAAATAGTGAATGGCCCACCCCTAGAGCGATGAGTGGAAACTCACCTGAATTTCATGGACCACCTGGTTCTCAGAGCATGCACAGGGTTTCTGTGGTTTTTCACACTCAAGGAGACTGACTTTGTCCTTCAGAGCTTTGTTTTCGCTCATCATACTGCCGTACAGCTCTCTGAAAATGCTGCATATATTACGAGACGCCTCTCTGGACATGGCAGTCAATACGGAGGTCAGCTGAGCCTGCAGAAGGGGAAGAAACCAAACTCTGATCCAGGTTTTTAAAACACCCCACAGATCCCCTGCAAGAAGGTAGGTGGTGGTACAGCGCCAGCATGTAAAGAACCTGAGTTCAGGGTTTCAGGGCTGGCTGGCTCCAGCATATGCTGCATACGGCGAGAGGTGGCCTGCTCCTgccagggctccagactaactgtTTTTACCAGGAGCACAGGGGCCCCCCAACTTAAATtttttaggagcgcaagcagaaaTTTAGGGGTGCACCCTGAAATCGCCCTTGCTAgcaatattcacatttcctccaTTTTCACTTTATCAGTGATAAAACCTGAAGGATAAATTCAGAAAtgacaatgtttacaattcacagtttttgtgcagcagttgacataaaaaaaacattcttactGTCCGCAcgaatacaaaaca encodes:
- the LOC121646454 gene encoding uncharacterized protein LOC121646454 isoform X2, translated to MQRNKEQFMAVETFSSQTELIMEVAVEYAVSVLQRLGQEETAGGHNWAQLTSVLTAMSREASRNICSIFRELYGSMMSENKALKDKVSLLECEKPQKPCACSENQVVHEIQSNLLRHPTVWLWPGQS